One window of the Hyperolius riggenbachi isolate aHypRig1 chromosome 5, aHypRig1.pri, whole genome shotgun sequence genome contains the following:
- the GJD4 gene encoding gap junction delta-4 protein, whose product MEYFDSMGYVIITFSYNVTVTGKIWLTLMTLLRLAMVVLAGYPLYQDEQERFICNTLQPGCTNVCYDIFSPMSHMRYWLIQTVIVFLPYALFSVHVMHKVLAYMASANDHCRKSNSSTYHGVGIQLEILDFSRAYLVHVLLRLCLEVGFGVGQYFLFGILVPSRFSCSQAPCTSNVDCYISRPTEKSLMMIFIWATGFISLILSLVDLIGVCQRRRHSEKLKRQLLLLENDSLKGGCCSDTPPHTKLATTPDQMILYPNCPSHNLEKMEEQVKGDSHSLPSFEGETASYQTDTSHVGKSNANANSNKACSWQVNITEDGNETEHQLLTHRQPKTKKENCSTISPVESPQLEKKLGSKNKKSEWV is encoded by the exons ATGGAATATTTCGACTCTATGGGATATGTGATCATCACCTTCAGCTACAATGTCACTGTCACCG GCAAGATCTGGTTGACCTTAATGACTCTCCTCAGACTGGCTATGGTGGTTCTTGCTGGATACCCTCTCTATCAGGATGAACAGGAGCGCTTTATCTGCAACACATTACAGCCTGGATGTACCAATGTGTGCTATGATATCTTCTCGCCAATGTCCCACATGCGATACTGGCTGATCCAGACAGTGATTGTCTTTCTGCCTTATGCCTTGTTCAGCGTTCATGTGATGCACAAGGTTCTTGCTTACATGGCCAGTGCAAATGACCACTGCAGAAAAAGTAACTCCTCCACTTATCACGGAGTGGGCATACAATTAGAAATACTTGATTTTTCTCGGGCCTACCTTGTTCATGTTCTGCTGAGGTTATGTTTAGAGGTTGGCTTTGGTGTTGGCCAATATTTTCTTTTTGGAATTTTGGTTCCAAGCAGATTCAGCTGTTCCCAGGCTCCCTGCACCAGCAATGTTGACTGCTACATCTCAAGACCAACTGAAAAATCTCTAATGATGATCTTTATCTGGGCAACCGGATTCATATCGCTGATTCTGAGCTTGGTGGATCTGATTGGGGTTTGTCAAAGGAGAAGGCACTCAGAAAAACTTAAAAGACAACTCCTTCTCCTCGAAAATGACTCTCTTAAAGGAGGCTGTTGCTCAGATACTCCGCCACATACAAAATTAGCCACAACACCAGATCAAATGATCTTGTATCCAAACTGTCCTTCACACAACCTTGAGAAAATGGAAGAGCaagttaagggggattctcattcCCTGCCATCGTTCGAAGGTGAAACGGCTTCTTACCAGACTGATACTTCTCATGTAGGAAAGTCTAACGCAAATGCGAACAGCAACAAAGCCTGTTCGTGGCAAGTGAACATCACAGAAGACGGCAATGAAACTGAACACCAACTGCTCACCCATCGGCAACCAAAGACTAAGAAAGAGAACTGCAGTACAATTAGTCCAGTGGAGTCACCTCAACTAGAAAAAAAATTAGGGTCGAAAAACAAAAAATCAGAGTGGGTCTGA